In Gadus macrocephalus chromosome 11, ASM3116895v1, a single genomic region encodes these proteins:
- the tmem175 gene encoding endosomal/lysosomal proton channel TMEM175 isoform X2, protein MMLITFLPYTFSLMATFPENHLGILLFCGCVMVIGLIQALVVVYAFSRPFLLKEQIQTSEDLKVYKHHILQVILKVPVMCFLASIFSFIFLQLSYVLLAMVIFLPYISQFLKWCRSKATGEEETPDPEPLYQASEPLSKERLEAFSDGVYAIVATLLILDICEDNVPDRETVKTVYNGSLVSALSDYGPEYLAYFGSFVTVGLLWFVHHSLFLHVTKTTRFMGLLNAFSLAFVGGLPLAYQLTHEFPRNSNNELEAIQVSCVIIFFAGINQLGIWVVALYSEQETLHRYVRYAGRDHIFMLAKLALYPCVALGTFFLTCILSKFSASIFHLMEITVPLAFLVLRLLVRVALAGQRLVFCPERAIPRTVLEEEQDALVA, encoded by the exons ATGATGCTGATAACCTTCCTCCCGTACACA TTTTCGCTGATGGCGACGTTTCCTGAGAACCACCTGGGGATCCTGCTGTTCTGCGGCTGTGTAATGGTCATCGGCCTGATTCAG GCCTTGGTGGTGGTCTACGCCTTCAGTAGACCCTTCCTGCTGAAGGAGCAGATCCAGACCTCAGAGGACCTAAAGGTCTACAAACACCACATCCTGCAGGTCATCCTCAAGGTTCCAGTCATGTGCTTCCTTGCCAGCATCTTCTCCTTCATATTCCTCCAACTg TCCTACGTGCTGCTGGCCATGGTGATCTTCCTTCCATATATCTCCCAGTTCTTAAAGTGGTGTCGCAGCAAAGCCACCG gtgaggaGGAGACCCCAGACCCTGAGCCCCTCTACCAGGCCAGTGAGCCGCTGTCCAAGGAGCGGCTGGAGGCCTTCAGCGATGGTGTCTATGCCATCGTGGCCACGCTGCTCATCTTGGACATATG TGAGGATAACGTCCCCGACCGAGAGACCGTGAAGACCGTCTACAACGGGAGCCTGGTGTCGGCGCTCAGCGACTACGGACCGGAGTACCTGGCGTACTTCGGGTCCTTCGTCACTGTGGGGCTGCTCTGGTTCGTCCACCACTCGCTGTTCCTCCACGTCACCAAGACCACGCGCTTCATGGGCCTGCTCAACGCCTTCTCGCTCGCCTTTGTCGGCGGCCTGCCGTTAGCCTACCAGCTCACCCACGAGTTCCCGCGCAACTCTAACAACGAGCTGGAGGCCATTCAGGTCAGCTGCGTCATCATCTTCTTTGCGGGTATCAACCAGCTGGGGATCTGGGTGGTCGCCCTTTACAGCGAGCAGGAGACCCTGCACCGATACGTACGCTACGCTGGCCGCGACCACATCTTCATGCTAGCCAAGCTAGCACTGTATCCCTGTGTGGCGCTTGGAACTTTTTTCCTAACATGTATTTTGAGTAAATTTAGCGCATCCATCTTTCACCTGATGGAGATCACAGTGCCTTTGGCCTTCTTGGTCTTGAGGCTTCTGGTGCGTGTTGCACTAGCTGGGCAACGGCTAGTCTTCTGTCCAGAAAGAGCCATTCCTAGGACCGttctggaggaggagcaggatgcCCTGGTCGCCTAG
- the tmem175 gene encoding endosomal/lysosomal proton channel TMEM175 isoform X1: protein MEEIIEHPVADGMEERKRSEASSFLESLSEHRSTQSNTHGSTQSSQRLLAYSDALISIIATVMILPVAHTKIGEDEELKESVQVLLTTKIGVYLMTFLIVTVAWAAHVRLFQVIVRIDDCLALLNLACMMLITFLPYTFSLMATFPENHLGILLFCGCVMVIGLIQALVVVYAFSRPFLLKEQIQTSEDLKVYKHHILQVILKVPVMCFLASIFSFIFLQLSYVLLAMVIFLPYISQFLKWCRSKATGEEETPDPEPLYQASEPLSKERLEAFSDGVYAIVATLLILDICEDNVPDRETVKTVYNGSLVSALSDYGPEYLAYFGSFVTVGLLWFVHHSLFLHVTKTTRFMGLLNAFSLAFVGGLPLAYQLTHEFPRNSNNELEAIQVSCVIIFFAGINQLGIWVVALYSEQETLHRYVRYAGRDHIFMLAKLALYPCVALGTFFLTCILSKFSASIFHLMEITVPLAFLVLRLLVRVALAGQRLVFCPERAIPRTVLEEEQDALVA, encoded by the exons ATGGAGGAGATCATTGAACACCCCGTTGCGGAcgggatggaggagagaaagaggagtgaGGCGTCCTCCTTCTTGGAGAGTCTCTCTGAACACAGGAGTACACAGAGTAATACGCACGGTAGTACGCAGTCCTCCCAACGCCTCCTGGCGTACAGCGACGCCTTGATCTCCATCATAGCCACGGTCATG ATTCTACCTGTCGCGCACACCAAGATAGGAGAAGACGAG GAGTTGAAGGAGAGTGTTCAGGTTTTGTTGACCACAAAAATTGGCGTTTATTTAATGACGTTCCTGATCGTAACGGTGGCCTGGGCCGCGCACGTCAG GTTATTTCAGGTGATCGTACGCATTGATGACTGCCTGGCTCTCCTCAACCTG GCCTGTATGATGCTGATAACCTTCCTCCCGTACACA TTTTCGCTGATGGCGACGTTTCCTGAGAACCACCTGGGGATCCTGCTGTTCTGCGGCTGTGTAATGGTCATCGGCCTGATTCAG GCCTTGGTGGTGGTCTACGCCTTCAGTAGACCCTTCCTGCTGAAGGAGCAGATCCAGACCTCAGAGGACCTAAAGGTCTACAAACACCACATCCTGCAGGTCATCCTCAAGGTTCCAGTCATGTGCTTCCTTGCCAGCATCTTCTCCTTCATATTCCTCCAACTg TCCTACGTGCTGCTGGCCATGGTGATCTTCCTTCCATATATCTCCCAGTTCTTAAAGTGGTGTCGCAGCAAAGCCACCG gtgaggaGGAGACCCCAGACCCTGAGCCCCTCTACCAGGCCAGTGAGCCGCTGTCCAAGGAGCGGCTGGAGGCCTTCAGCGATGGTGTCTATGCCATCGTGGCCACGCTGCTCATCTTGGACATATG TGAGGATAACGTCCCCGACCGAGAGACCGTGAAGACCGTCTACAACGGGAGCCTGGTGTCGGCGCTCAGCGACTACGGACCGGAGTACCTGGCGTACTTCGGGTCCTTCGTCACTGTGGGGCTGCTCTGGTTCGTCCACCACTCGCTGTTCCTCCACGTCACCAAGACCACGCGCTTCATGGGCCTGCTCAACGCCTTCTCGCTCGCCTTTGTCGGCGGCCTGCCGTTAGCCTACCAGCTCACCCACGAGTTCCCGCGCAACTCTAACAACGAGCTGGAGGCCATTCAGGTCAGCTGCGTCATCATCTTCTTTGCGGGTATCAACCAGCTGGGGATCTGGGTGGTCGCCCTTTACAGCGAGCAGGAGACCCTGCACCGATACGTACGCTACGCTGGCCGCGACCACATCTTCATGCTAGCCAAGCTAGCACTGTATCCCTGTGTGGCGCTTGGAACTTTTTTCCTAACATGTATTTTGAGTAAATTTAGCGCATCCATCTTTCACCTGATGGAGATCACAGTGCCTTTGGCCTTCTTGGTCTTGAGGCTTCTGGTGCGTGTTGCACTAGCTGGGCAACGGCTAGTCTTCTGTCCAGAAAGAGCCATTCCTAGGACCGttctggaggaggagcaggatgcCCTGGTCGCCTAG